The following are from one region of the Pseudophryne corroboree isolate aPseCor3 chromosome 3 unlocalized genomic scaffold, aPseCor3.hap2 SUPER_3_unloc_26, whole genome shotgun sequence genome:
- the LOC134983838 gene encoding gastrula zinc finger protein XlCGF26.1-like, translating into MFCILSDSPRMDKDRSHRTESIIKITLEIIYLLTGQDYTIVKKTSNEYKTPSSHPRVSGGLSRTQSPITVPPPHSLTHERHNDKKILELTNKIIQLLTGEREAQLNNIKVKDTDGEEETYVTDIKAEDIEGEEEKYVTDIKAEDIEGEEETYVRSDQQCKEEEIPTVISTDGHTSRNISEGHLMLSPDCDIKDNDSRQDSPGDNPITPIIHPALSADPPDPGKCSPDHSDIGASVTALRVDTEFPCSIDAKCFTQKAKLITHQPAKAGERPFPCSECEKCFAWKSQLVAHQRSHTGEKPFPCSECGKCFAHKSDLVTHQRSHTGEKPFLCSECGKCFAHKSYLVTHQRSHTGERPFSCSECGKCCLFESRLVIHQRSHTGEKPFSCSECGKCFAHKSALVRHNRSHTGEKPFSCSECGKCFTQKSHFVTHQHRHTGEKPFSCSECGKCFTSKSQLVTHQRCHTGVKPFTCSDCGKYFTRKSQLVTHQRSHTGEQPFPCSECGKCFAHKSDLNIHQGSHTGENPFPCSECGKCFTQKSSLVTHQRSHTGEKPFSCSDCGKYFTRKSQLVTHQQSHTGEKPFSCSECGKCFANKADLVIHHRSHTGEKPFPCSEKSALIAHNRHHSGEEPF; encoded by the exons atgttctgtattctctctgattcaccgaggatggacaaggacaggagtcacaggactgagagtatAATAAAAATCactctggagatcatctacctactgACTGGGCAG gattacacaatagtgaagaagacatccaatgagtataagacacccagcagccatccccgtgtatcaggaggactgagtagaacccagagtccaatcacggtgcctccacctcactcactgacacatgagagacacaatgacaagaagatcctggaactcaccaacaagatcattcagctgctgactggagag CGTGAAgcacaattaaataatattaaagtcaaagatacagatggagaagaagagacgtatgtgactgatataaaggcagaagatatagagggagaagaagagaagtatgtgactgatataaaggcagaagatatagagggagaagaagagacgtatgtgaggagtgatcagcagtgtaaggaggaggagatccctacagttatcagcacag atggacacacaagcaggaatatctcagaaggacatctaatgttatcaccggattgtgacataaaagataatgacagtagacaggattctccaggagataaccccattaccccaattatacatccggctctatcagctgatccccctgatcctgggaaatgttctcctgatcactctgatattggtgcatctgttacagctctgagagtagatacagagtttccctgttctatagatgccaaatgttttacacagaaggcaaagcttattacccatcagccagctaaggcaggtgagaggccatttccatgttctgagtgtgagaaatgttttgcatggaaatcacaacttgttgcacatcagcgaagtcacacaggcgagaagccatttccgtgttctgagtgtggaaaatgttttgcacacaaatcagatcttgttacacatcagcgaagtcacacaggtgagaagccatttctatgttctgagtgtgggaaatgttttgcacacaaatcatatcttgttacacatcaaagaagtcacacaggtgaaaggccattttcttgctctgagtgtgggaaatgttgtttatTTGAATcacgtcttgttatacatcagcgaagtcacacaggtgagaagccattttcttgctctgagtgtgggaaatgttttgcacacaaatcagctctagTTAGAcacaacagaagtcacacaggtgagaagccattttcttgttctgagtgtgggaaatgttttacacaaaaatcacattttgttacacatcagcatcgtcacacaggtgagaagccattttcttgctctgagtgtgggaaatgttttacatctaaatcacaacttgttacacatcagcgatgtcacacaggtgtgaagccgtttacttgctctgattgtgggaaatattttacacggaaatcacaacttgttacacatcagagaagtcacacaggtgagcagccatttccatgttctgaatgtgggaaatgttttgcacacaaatcagatcttaatatacatcagggaagtcacacaggtgagaatccatttccatgttctgagtgtgggaaatgttttacccagaaatcaagtcttgttacacatcagagaagtcacacaggtgagaagccattttcttgctctgattgtgggaaatattttacacggaaatcacaacttgttacacatcagcaaagtcacacaggtgagaagccattttcttgctctgagtgtgggaaatgttttgcaaacaaagcagatcttgttatacatcacagaagtcacacaggtgagaagccatttccatgttctgagaaatcagctcttattgcacacaatagacatcactcaggtgaggaaccattttaa